From the Helicoverpa zea isolate HzStark_Cry1AcR chromosome 28, ilHelZeax1.1, whole genome shotgun sequence genome, one window contains:
- the LOC124643811 gene encoding fatty acyl-CoA reductase wat-like, translating into MAIDEITARGDSAVQQFYCGATVFVTGGSGFLGKQLVEKLFRATKVAKVFILLRPKKGKQMLERLQEMLQDPVFDILRDTQPDFIDKLVPIAGDVADMRLGISDKDWDTITEETEIIMHMAATTRFDEPLRVATLINVRGAREALLLGKACKKLKSYVHVSTAYAHACDFRINGDVLEDFYKSPVDPEALIKIAETTDEDRINKFSDNLITNWPNTYSFAKAVAEETVKTLGEDMPLCIVRPAIVVPSKREPRPGWVDISNVYGASGTVLGSCMGLMHALYSDNVTQVGLIPVDYVNNTIITSAYETAKRTADGDNSIKIYTITGSTRNPAVWGNLHKIISTDVRKIMSPAAVFYGFAWQTTNPTIFWIYSWLLHLIPAYVVDAVCFAIGKERRFVKLYKKMYKLQVVLSYFTCFQWRFIDENTAKLFDSLSEADKAIFEFDVKKIDWGEYMMTWYLGIRKYVIKDGLQGTAKGVRNQEVFKYLLCIIGPLYIYSLYKVLYFALLVLFYTVRYAVAD; encoded by the exons ATGGCTATAGATGAAATCACTGCACGCGGAGACTCGGCCGTGCAGCAGTTCTACTGCGGCGCCACCGTGTTCGTGACAGGCGGCTCCGGCTTCCTCGGCAAGCAGCTCGTAGAGAAACTCTTCAG gGCCACAAAAGTAGCAAAAGTCTTTATTCTGTTGAGACCAAAGAAAGGAAAACAGATGTTAGAGAGACTTCAGGAAATGTTACAGGACCCC GTTTTCGATATTCTTCGGGACACACAGCCAGACTTCATTGACAAATTAGTACCAATAGCTGGTGATGTCGCTGACATGAGACTGGGTATCAGCGATAAAGACTGGGACACTATTACAGAGGAG aCGGAAATCATAATGCATATGGCTGCGACCACGAGGTTTGATGAGCCACTCCGAGTTGCCACATTAATCAACGTGCGAGGAGCAAGGGAGGCACTACTCCTCGGGAAAGCCTGCAAGAAGCTCAA GTCATATGTCCACGTTTCAACGGCGTACGCGCATGCATGCGACTTTCGTATCAACGGTGACGTGTTAGAAGATTTCTACAAAAGTCCAGTTGACCCTGAAGCTCTCATCAAGATAGCTGAAACTACTGATGAGGACAGAATTAACAAATTTTCTGATAA TTTGATAACAAATTGGCCGAACACGTATTCGTTTGCTAAAGCCGTCGCCGAAGAGACAGTCAAGACGTTGGGCGAGGATATGCCTCTCTGCATTGTGAGGCCGGCTATAG tGGTACCTTCTAAACGAGAGCCGAGACCAGGCTGGGTGGATATATCAAACGTATACGGTGCCAGTGGG aCGGTGCTAGGTTCCTGCATGGGTCTCATGCATGCCCTCTACTCGGATAACGTGACCCAAGTAGGTCTGATTCCTGTGGATTATGTAAATAACACAATTATAACTTCCGCCTATGAGACTGCCAAGAGAACAGCTGATGGAGACAACAGCATTAAGATTTATACCATTACTGGGTCTACGAGGAATCCTGCAGTATGGG gcaacttacataaaattatttccaCCGATGTCCGAAAAATTATGTCTCCAGCTGCCGTGTTCTACGGATTTGCGTGGCAGACAACTAATCCTACCATATTCTGGATATATTCCTGGCTTCTACATCTGATACCTGCCTACGTTGTCGATGCCGTCTGCTTCGCTATTGGAAAGGAGAGGAG ATTTGTAAAACTGTATAAGAAAATGTACAAACTACAAGTAGTATTATCTTACTTCACCTGCTTCCAATGGCGGTTTATCGACGAGAATACTGCTAAACTCTTCGATAGTTTATCGGAAGCCGACAAAGCTATCTTTGAATTTGATGTCAAAAAGATCGATTGGGGAGAATACATGATGACTTGGTATTTAGGTATAAGGAAATATGTTATCAAAGATGGTTTGCAAGGTACAGCGAAGGGAGTAAGAAATCAAGAGGTTTTTAAGTACCTCTTATGTATTATAGGGCCTCTGTATATCTATTCTTTATATAAAGTACTGTATTTTGCTCTGTTAGTGTTATTTTATACTGTAAGATatgcagtggcggattaa